A stretch of DNA from Ferrimicrobium sp.:
AGCCGTCATCGATGAACTCGCTCGCGCCAAGCCGGCATCAGCCAAAGGGCGCTACTTTCGGTCGGTTCACTTGAGTGCAACGATGACACCGTCGGTGGCCATTGATCCGAACCGGGTTCGTCTCCTCGACGAGGACGTGACCGCGGCGTAGTTGCGGTAACGGCCGGTTACCTAGTACCGGTTAGCTAGTATGTAGTTCGCCTCGATTCGCTCAAGAGGTCCGGTGCTTATGCTTAATTCCCTTCGGGTGCCCGATGAAGCGATCTCTCCGAGTCAGGCATGACCAGCGAAGCCCGATCAGCGGTCGGGAATCACATGAAGTCGGGTATGACAACAAGGGAGAGAGAATGATCGACAATCCACGGCCTGGTAAGGTTTCTGTGGTCGACGAGATCCGCGGGAAGCTGACAGATACCGATGTGGTTTTTGTGACCGAATACCGTGGCCTCAAAGTGACGGACCTTCAAGCATTGCGTGCACAGTTGCGCGCGGTCAATGCCGAATACAAGGTTTTCAAAAACACTCTGACTAGGATTGCTGCCCAGAAGGCGGACCGAGAGGTGTTGGTTGAGCTCTTGACGGGACCGAGCGGCTTGGTCTTTAGCGGTCCAGATGCTGCGGCGACTGCAAAGAGTCTTCGGGACTTCTCCAGGACCAATGAGCAGCTCGTTGTCAAGGGAGCACTCTTAGGTGGGCAGTTGCTTGATCAACGTGCGGTGTTCGCGCTTGCGAGCCTCCCTAGTCGAGAGGTTCTCCTTGCTCAGCTTGCAGGGCTCATCGCAGCGCCGATGACCAACTTTGCCTCGGCCCTGAACGCTCTTCCTCGAAACGTCGCCTATGGACTCAAGGCGTTGCTTGATCAGCGTGAGGCGGCGTAGCCAGCGTTCAGCGCTTGGCTGTCGGAGCTGAGGTGGTAGCGCAGAGCTGGGTTAGCGTCACAGAGCTGGGTTAGCGTCACAGAGCTGGGTTAGCGTCACAGAGCTGGGTTAGCATCACAGAGCTGGCGCGATGCCCGTAGCTTCTTCGGCGAAGATCTATAGACAGTTCCTAGTTATTGAGTAGTTAATCGTTCTTAGTAAGTAGCACAACGTTGTAGTTGGCATGATCGTCCTGGTTGGACACGAAAGGAAACTAATGGCAGACGTTCAGGCAATGCTTGATCAGATCTCGGAGATGACCGTTATCGAACTCTCAGAGCTCTTGAAGGCTTTTGAGGAGCGGTTCGGTGTTACTGCTGCGGCTCCGATGGCGGTTGCGCCAGCAGGAGCGGTGGCCGGCGGGGGTGCCGGTGAGGCTGCAGCTGCGGCCGAAGAGCAGGATGAGTTTGATGTCATTCTCTCCTCCGCAGGTGAGAAGAAGATTCAGGTGATCAAAGAGGTTCGAGCGCTCACCAACCTGGGACTTAAGGAGGCCAAGGATCTGGTCGATGCCGCTCCAAAGCCAGTCCTAGAGAAGGTGTCCAAGGAGGATGCCGAGAAGGCGAAGGCGCAGCTCGAAGGCGCTGGCGCGACTGTTGAGCTGAAGTAACGTTCGGTCTCGCGAGCTCTTGTCGTTTGCGCCTGGGATTTCAGGCGCAAACGACGTTGCGACACCAAAAGGCATCTATGCTGTATGTCGTAGTGTCTTGCCCACAACTGAGCTCTTGAAAAACTCATCTGAGCGACCTTGTCGCTTGCGTGAGTTTTTTTGTGTTTTAGGACCTCATCGAAGGAGTAGTACTTGACCTTGCTTAACCGCTCGCCCCAGCGTTTTTCGTTCGCGAAACTTCCCCAAGTTCTGCCGTTACCCGATCTTATCGCCATTCAAACAGATTCCTTCCGTTGGTTTCTCGAGGAGGGTCTGGCTGAGGCTTTTCATGACATCTCGCCGATTGAGGACTACGGAGGTCAGCTCTCGCTGGAGCTAGAGTACGATCCCAACGACCCAGATCTCGCCCCTTTTCCGAAGTACTCGGTGGAGGAGTGCAAAGAAAAGGATATGAACTATGCCGCGCCGATTTTTGTGCGGGCAAAGTTCTCCAACAAGAGTACCTACGAGATTAAAGAACAGATTGTCTTCATGGGTGACTTCCCGTTGATGACCGATCGAGGTACCTTTGTGATCAACGGCACGGAGCGTGTGATCGTGTCGCAGCTGGTGCGCTCACCGGGCGTGCTCTTTCAACCTGGGCGAGATCAAAAGACCATTGTGACGGCCACCATCAACCCCTATCGTGGTGAGTGGCTGGAGTTCGACGTGGAGGCTCGGCCTGGTCGCGATATTCAGGCCGGGGCGAGGGTGGCACGCAAGCGACGTTTGAGTCTTTTTACCTTGCTGCGTGCGGTAGGGTTCTCGGATCCTGGTGATCTCCAGAAGCTGGTGCAGCACTTTGACTTCTTGATCCCGCAATGGGAAAAGGAGGATCAGTCACAGACTGAAGACGAAGCTTTGCTTGAGGTGTTCAAGCGCGTTCGCCCTGGTGAGCCGCCGAATGCCGATGCTGCTCGCATGTACCTTGAAGGAGCATTTTTCCAGGCGAGGCGCTACGACCTAACTCGCGTCGGTCGCTACAAGATCGATAAGCGTCTCAAGCCTGAGATCGCACGGCTAGAAGAGATACTTGGACATCCGCTCGACACTGATTACGAGACACCAGGTGTGCTCTCACGGGCCGAAGTGGTGGCGACGGCGTCGTACATGCTGCATTTGGCCAGTGGCGAGCTTGGTTACCGTTACGACGACCAGGACCACTTTTCCAACCGGCGGGTGCGCAGCGTTGGTGAGCTGATTCAGAATCAACTCAAGATTGGTCTGTCCCGGCTCGAGCGCCTTGTTCGGGAGCGGATGACGACCCAAGACGTTGAGGCGATCACGCCTCAGAGTCTCATCAATATCCGCCCGGTGGTGGCCGCGGTGAAGGAGTTCTTCTCAACCAGCCAGTTGTCGCAGTTTATGGATCAGAACAATCCGCTCTCTGGCCTTGCCCACAAGCGTCGCCTCTCGGCGCTCGGGCCTGGTGGCCTTTCGCGTGAGCGGGCGGGCTTTGAGGTGCGAGATGTCCACTCGTCCCATTATGGCCGTATGTGCCCGATTGAGACGCCAGAGGGCCCAAACATTGGACTTATCGGAGCGCTTGCGAGCTACGCGAGACTCAACAAGTTCGGCTTCATTGAGACCCCGTATCGTAAGGTGGTCGATGGTAAGGTGACCGACGACATTGTCTACCTCACGGCGGATGAGGAGGAAGAGTTCGTCATTGCCCAAGCCAATGCGCGGCTTGATGCTGAAGGACGCTTCGTTGAATCGAAGATCCTGGTACGACGCGGTCCACAAGGTGCGGTGGTCAAGGTAGGGGTGAATGAAGTCTCTTATGGCTCGACTTCCGAGGTGGAGTTGGCAACCCCTGATGAGGTTGATCTGATGGATGTCTCGACCTCCCAGGTGGTTTCGGTATCGACCTCGTTGATTCCGTTCGTTGAGCACGATGATGCCAACCGTGCGTTGATGGGTGCCAACATGCAGAAGCAGGCAGTTCCGTTGATGATTCCGGAGGCTCCGTTTGTCGGGACCGGCGTGGAGGCACGTGCGGGTCTCGATGCCGGGGATGTTTTGGTGGCGAAGGGGTCGGGGTTAGTCACTGAAGTGACCGGCGACTCGATCGTTGTCGCCTACGACCGAGGGCAGACCGACGCTACTGGCATGGAGTTAGGCACCAAGCGATATCGGTTGGTAAAGTTTGAGCGCTCGAATCAGAATACCTGTTGGAACCAGCGTCCCTTGGTTGATCAGGGTGATCGGGTTGAGGTCGGCGATCTGTTGGCCGATGGCCCCTCCACGCAAAACGGCGAGTTGGGCCTTGGCAAGAACCTTCTTGTTGGATTTATGCCGTGGGAAGGGTACAACTTCGAGGATGCTATCATCATCTCCGAGCGTCTGGTGCGCGACGATGTCTTGAGTTCGATTCACATCGAGGAGTTCGAGACTGATGCGCGTGACACCAAGCTTGGTGCTGAAGAGATCACCCGGGACATCCCGAACCTATCGGAAGAGGCACTTGCTGATCTAGACGAACGGGGCATTATCAGGATCGGTGCCGAGGTGGGACCGGGTGACATCCTGGTTGGGAAGGTAACGCCAAAGGGCGAAACAGAGCTGACGCCTGAGGAGCGACTCCTGCGTGCGATCTTTGGTGAGAAGTCGCGTGAGGTGCGAGACACCTCGCTCCGAGTTCCCCATGGTGAATATGGGAAGGTGATTGACATCAAAGTGTTTAGCCGAGATGATTCCACCGAACTGCCCCCAGGTGTCAACCAGCTGGTCCGTGTCTATGTTGCGCAGCACCGCAAAATCTCCGAAGGGGACAAGCTTGCTGGCCGCCACGGCAACAAGGGTGTCATCTCGCGAATTCTTCCCTTGGAGGATATGCCGCGTATGGCAGACGGTACGCCGTTGGATATCATCCTCAACCCACTCGGTGTCCCGTCTCGAATGAATGTTGGTCAGGTTCTTGAAGGACATCTTGGTTATGCTGCCAAATGGGGTTGGACGCCCATCGATGCAAGTCATGGCCAGGTGCAGGGCCATAAGACACAGCCGCGTGCCATACCCACTACCTGGGTAGCGAGCCCGTCGTTTGACGGTGCCCATTGGGACGAGACCGAGGAGGCTGGTGGACTCCCCACCATCAAGGAGCTCCTCGTCAACCTCAATCCACAGTCATTCGATGGCAATCGTTTGGTTGGCGAGGACGGCAAGGCCCAACTCTACAACGGTCGCACCGGTGAACCTTATGACAATCCGGTCATGGTGGGTTATGTGTACATGATCAAGCTGGCCCACATGGTGGACGACAAGATCCACGCGCGTTCAACGGGCCCATACTCGATGATCACCCAGCAGCCCCTCGGTGGGAAGGCCCAGTTTGGTGGCCAGCGCTTCGGTGAGATGGAGGTATGGGCACTTGAGGCCTATGGAGCTGCCTATGCGCTCCAGGAGCTTTTGACCATCAAGTCAGATGACGTCGCTGGTCGCGTCAAGGTGTACGAGTCGATCGTCAAGGGAGAGAACATCCCGGAGCCTGGGATCCCTGAGAGCTTTAAGGTGCTGATTAAGGAGATGCAGTCGCTGTGCTTGAACGTGGATGTGCTCTCACCGACGGGTGAGCGGGTGCAACTACGTGAGCTTGACGAAGATGCATACTCGGCATCTGAAGACCTAGGCATCAATCTCAGTCGCCCCGAGCGCAATGTTGATTACGAAGATGATGGACGTCAGGAAAGAGGTATTTAGATGCTCGACTTAAGCCGGTTCGATCAGATCAGAATTGGGCTTGCAACCTCGGATGATATCAAGAACTGGTCACGTGGTGAGGTAAAGAAGCCGGAGACGATTAACTATCGGACCTTGCGCCCCGAGCGTGACGGCCTATTCTGCGAGCGGATTTTTGGACCAACCAAGGATTGGGAATGCGCCTGTGGCAAGTACAAGCGGGTGCGATTTAAGGGTATCGTCTGCGAGCGTTGTGGGGTCGAAGTCACTCGTGCCAAGGTGCGTCGTGAGCGCATGGGCCACATCGAGTTGGCTGCTCCTGTCGTGCACATCTGGTACCTCCGTGGCACCAGGTCTTGGCTTGCCTACCTTCTCATGGGTACTACCCCCAAAGAAGAGCTCAAGGCTAAGCAGCTCGAGAAGGTGATTTACTTTGCTGCCAACCTGGTCACCGCGGTCGATGAGGATCGTCGGCACCAGGAGCTTCCGAATCTGGAGACCGAGATGCTCGAGGAGATCAAAGGCCTTGAGGATGCTCGCGATATCGAGATCGAGCATCGCTTCCAGGAACTCGAGGAGCAGCTCGCGGCCATGGAGGCCGAGGGCGCGAAGGACAGCGATGTACGTGCGCGCCAGCGACAGCTAGAAAAGGAGATCCAGTCCGTTCGTGAGCGTGCGAACCAATCGATCGAGCTGGTGCGTCGAGCCTTTGACGAGTTTCGGGAGCTCTATCCTCGGATGATTATCGAGGACGAGATCCTCTGGCGTGAGCTTCGGGCTCGCTACTCCGAGTACTTTGAGGGTGGCATGGGTGCCGAGGCAATTGCTGATCTGATCAACCGTATCGATTTCGATGCCGAGCAGGTCAAGCTCCGTGAAATGATCGAACCGACGGATGCCCGGCGTCCGCTGTCGGCTCAGCGCCGCCAAAAGGCGATTCGTCGCTTGAAGATCGTGTCGGCCTTCAATCGACGTGACGAGGATGGTCGGCGAATTAATGACCCGATGGCGATGATTCTCTCCGTCGTACCTGTCATACCCCCGGATTTGCGGCCGATGGTTCAGCTCGATGGTGGCCGTTTTGCCACCTCCGACCTGAACGACCTCTATCGTCGCGTCATTAACCGCAACAACCGCCTCAAGCGGTTGTTGGATCTTGGGGCACCAGAGATCATCGTCAACAACGAGAAGCGCATGCTCCAGGAGGCGGTTGACGCGCTGTTTGACAATGGACGGCGTGGTCGTCCCGTTGTTGGACCCGGTAACCGTCCACTCAAGAGTCTTTC
This window harbors:
- the rplJ gene encoding 50S ribosomal protein L10; amino-acid sequence: MIDNPRPGKVSVVDEIRGKLTDTDVVFVTEYRGLKVTDLQALRAQLRAVNAEYKVFKNTLTRIAAQKADREVLVELLTGPSGLVFSGPDAAATAKSLRDFSRTNEQLVVKGALLGGQLLDQRAVFALASLPSREVLLAQLAGLIAAPMTNFASALNALPRNVAYGLKALLDQREAA
- the rpoB gene encoding DNA-directed RNA polymerase subunit beta, which produces MTLLNRSPQRFSFAKLPQVLPLPDLIAIQTDSFRWFLEEGLAEAFHDISPIEDYGGQLSLELEYDPNDPDLAPFPKYSVEECKEKDMNYAAPIFVRAKFSNKSTYEIKEQIVFMGDFPLMTDRGTFVINGTERVIVSQLVRSPGVLFQPGRDQKTIVTATINPYRGEWLEFDVEARPGRDIQAGARVARKRRLSLFTLLRAVGFSDPGDLQKLVQHFDFLIPQWEKEDQSQTEDEALLEVFKRVRPGEPPNADAARMYLEGAFFQARRYDLTRVGRYKIDKRLKPEIARLEEILGHPLDTDYETPGVLSRAEVVATASYMLHLASGELGYRYDDQDHFSNRRVRSVGELIQNQLKIGLSRLERLVRERMTTQDVEAITPQSLINIRPVVAAVKEFFSTSQLSQFMDQNNPLSGLAHKRRLSALGPGGLSRERAGFEVRDVHSSHYGRMCPIETPEGPNIGLIGALASYARLNKFGFIETPYRKVVDGKVTDDIVYLTADEEEEFVIAQANARLDAEGRFVESKILVRRGPQGAVVKVGVNEVSYGSTSEVELATPDEVDLMDVSTSQVVSVSTSLIPFVEHDDANRALMGANMQKQAVPLMIPEAPFVGTGVEARAGLDAGDVLVAKGSGLVTEVTGDSIVVAYDRGQTDATGMELGTKRYRLVKFERSNQNTCWNQRPLVDQGDRVEVGDLLADGPSTQNGELGLGKNLLVGFMPWEGYNFEDAIIISERLVRDDVLSSIHIEEFETDARDTKLGAEEITRDIPNLSEEALADLDERGIIRIGAEVGPGDILVGKVTPKGETELTPEERLLRAIFGEKSREVRDTSLRVPHGEYGKVIDIKVFSRDDSTELPPGVNQLVRVYVAQHRKISEGDKLAGRHGNKGVISRILPLEDMPRMADGTPLDIILNPLGVPSRMNVGQVLEGHLGYAAKWGWTPIDASHGQVQGHKTQPRAIPTTWVASPSFDGAHWDETEEAGGLPTIKELLVNLNPQSFDGNRLVGEDGKAQLYNGRTGEPYDNPVMVGYVYMIKLAHMVDDKIHARSTGPYSMITQQPLGGKAQFGGQRFGEMEVWALEAYGAAYALQELLTIKSDDVAGRVKVYESIVKGENIPEPGIPESFKVLIKEMQSLCLNVDVLSPTGERVQLRELDEDAYSASEDLGINLSRPERNVDYEDDGRQERGI
- the rplL gene encoding 50S ribosomal protein L7/L12, whose product is MADVQAMLDQISEMTVIELSELLKAFEERFGVTAAAPMAVAPAGAVAGGGAGEAAAAAEEQDEFDVILSSAGEKKIQVIKEVRALTNLGLKEAKDLVDAAPKPVLEKVSKEDAEKAKAQLEGAGATVELK